GTCGTAGGCCACACCAGCATCCTGCCGTCCTCCGAACGAGCCTTGGGGGTGTAAGAGATCGGGCGGTCGGTGGTCAGGAACGTCGAACCCCTCGGAGGGAGGGGCCGACGCAAGGAGAGCGACATGCACCTGACCGACCGACTGACCCGGATGCTGCTGGGCGCCATGACCCTGGGCGCCGTCCTGGTGCCGGCGACGGTGGCCGCGGCCGAGCCCCCGGGCCCCGGTGACCTGACCACGCCGACCACCGATCCCTGCGGCCCCGACGGCTGCCTGCCGCCGGAGCCCGAGCCGGAGCCCGAGTGCCCGCCGTTCGTGGCGACCTGCGACGACCTGACGAGCAACCCGTGCGACCCGGTGGAGGAGGACTGCTCCCCGGATCCCGAGCCCTGCCCGCAGGACGCCGACGCCGACTGCCCCGATCCCAACCCGGCGCCCGAGCCGGAGCCCGAGGTCGGTCCCGACCCCGAGCCCGTCGATCCGTCGGTCCCGGCCGACCCGAACTTCACGGGCTGATGGGCACCCACGTCCGGGCGCTCCTGCTGGCCGCCACCGTCGCCGTCTCGGCGGCGTGTGGCGGCGGCGGGTCCGCCCCCGCTGACGAGGCCGCGGCCGGCTCCCCAGGAGTCGACGGCCCGGCCTCGACCACCCCCACCACCACCCCGACCACCGCCTCCGCCGAGGGCACGACCCTCGTGGCCCGGGCCGACGGCGAGCTCGCCGTGTCGCCCGAGCCCGGCGCTCCGCCGAGCCACCACCTCCCGGCGACCACCGAGTTCGGCTCGCCCCGGGCGCTGCTCGTCCTCGACGAGCAGGGCGACTGGCTGCACGTGGCGCTCCCCGACCGGCCCAACGGGTCGACGGGGTGGATCGCCCGGGCCGACGTCGAGGTGCGGGAGTTCGACGAGCGGGTCGAGATCGACCTGGCGGCGCGCACGCTGACGCTCGTCGACGGCGGCGAGGTGGTGCTGACCACGCCCATCGCCGTCGGGGCCTCCGCTGCCCCGACCCCGACGGGCGCCTTCTACGTGGTCGACAAGCTGGCCACGGGCGACCCCGACGACACCTACGGGCCCTTCGCCTTCGGCCTGTCGGCCCA
This genomic interval from Acidimicrobiales bacterium contains the following:
- a CDS encoding L,D-transpeptidase; the encoded protein is MGTHVRALLLAATVAVSAACGGGGSAPADEAAAGSPGVDGPASTTPTTTPTTASAEGTTLVARADGELAVSPEPGAPPSHHLPATTEFGSPRALLVLDEQGDWLHVALPDRPNGSTGWIARADVEVREFDERVEIDLAARTLTLVDGGEVVLTTPIAVGASAAPTPTGAFYVVDKLATGDPDDTYGPFAFGLSAHSDVLTEFAGGDGQVGIHGTNDPASIGQAVSHGCIRVPNDVAEALEARLHLGTPVTIG